In the Dolichospermum flos-aquae CCAP 1403/13F genome, TGATTTTACTGTTTAATTTGGGAAAAAACTCAGTATCAACTCCCTATTTCCTAATTTTATGATTATTACCTTATTAGTAGCTTGGATAGTTTTTATCATTCTCTGGAAACTAATTAAAACCACGATTAAAACGGCCATGATCTCTGCCGCTTTTGTCATGTTATTATACTTTGGTTTCGGTATTACTCCCCAAGATATTTGGCAGCAAATCAGCCAATTTGCTCAAACTTTCTCCCAAACGCCAGTGAAAAAGTGACAATTATTATGATAGAGGCTATGGAAACCCATCAACAAAACTACAAATATTGTCAGAAGCCAGCAAATGAGTTTCCGAGGCTTCCTGCTGACTTCCGGCTTCCTAAAATAAGGAGACATTCACCATGATAAAACCAGTTGTTACCCAAAATCATCCTTGGGTGATAGTCAGAATTGTAACCATTACCCAAAGGGTGTAAATTGTGAGTTTTGATAATGTTTGTAAAAAGAGATTTTAGCAGGTTTGCGATTCGAGAAAAATCTAATTCGTCAATTATTGAGCGAGGATATTATGCAAGAATCTGTAATTTATCAGGATATTTTGCAAAAGGGAGAAATAAAAGGAGAACAAAAAGAAGCTTTTCGTTTCTTGAATCGTCAATTAAATCGGCGGTTTGGTGAAATATCTTTACCAATAATTGAAAAGATGCGCTTATTATCCACTGAACAATTAGAAATATTAGGAGAAGAGTTTTTAGACTTTTCTGAAATGTCTGATTTAGTCACTTGGTTAGATAGACAAAAGTAGATAATCTTGGGCAATTTCAACCTGGATATTGCCCTAAAAAATCTAATTTTTCATTTTTAATAATTACCCAATCTTCCGAGATCCAGAAATCTTCGCTAAAGCATCTTGAAACGCGGGTGGTAACTGCCGCATAATTTTCCCCTTTTCCCGATCTAAAGCCACTAACGTCACCTGAGCAGTAATGTATAAATCCTGACCATCAGGAGAAACAAGGGTATAGTGCCAGTTCATTCGCACTCCAGTCACCTCAGCCATCCGTGTTTTTACTAAGACTGACATCCCTAACTGCACTGATCGATGATAACGGATTGATAACTCCACCACAGGCAAATCACAACCTAACGCCACTAAATCAGCAAATTCAATGCCAATAGAACGCAAACATTCTACCCGTGCTTCTTCCATCCAGGTCAAATAGGTGCCATGCCAAACAATACCTGCATAGTCCGTGTGGTGAGGTTGCGCCCTAACTGGATATTCAAACCAATTTTCAAATGCAACATTAGTTACACTCTCAATGGCACTAGTTGGTGGTAGTTGGGGTTGATTTGTATCTTTAGACATATTAATAATTTTTACAAGCAGCAGATTTCTAAAAAACAGATAAAACTTTGTAAACTGTTTCTAATTCTACCAGATTGTCAAGACGTTGCGTCAAACGCCCATGATTCAGAAAATTTGAGCAATACTGGTACATGACGGAAGATCAACAGAACTTACAAAAATGACGATTCAACCTACAAATACAGCATTATTAGATTGGACTGGTGATACTTTAGCCATTGGCTTATTTGAAGACGCAGTAGAGTTAACTGGTGATCTTGCCAGCTTAAATGATAAATGTGCGGGAATTGTCCAAGAAGTTATTGCCGAAGAAGAATTTACAGGTAAGGCAAATAGCATCATCGTCATTCGCTTAGGTGCGACTTATGCCGTGCGGAAGCTGATTTTGGTGGGTTTAGGGAAACCAGACGCGCTGAAATTAGAAAATTTACGCCGGGTTGCGGCTACTGTAGCCCGAACCGCCAAAAAGCAAAAAACCAAAACCCTGGGAATCAGTTTACCACTGTGGAACAATGATCCAGCCGCCACAGCCCAGGCATTGACTGAAGGCATAGAATTAGCACTTTACCAAGATATTCGCTTTAAATCTGAACCAGAAGATAAAAATCCCCAGATCGAAACTATTGATTTACTTGGTTTAGCAGGACAAGAAGCTGCTATTGCCCGTGCTAATCAAATTGTTTCTGGTGTGATTTTGGCGAGACAGTTAGTAGCAGCCCCAGCTAACGCGGTTACATCTATTACTATGGCAGAAACTGCCCAAGCGATCGCTCACGAACACGGGTTAGAACTGGAAATTCTCGAACAGGAAGAATGTGAAAAACTAGGTATGGGAGCATTTTTGGGAGTTGCCCAAGCTTCTGATTTACCACCAAAATTCATTCACCTTATCTACAAACCAGCCACCACACCGAGACGGAAACTGGCAATTATCGGGAAAGGTGTAACTTTTGATTCCGGTGGTTTGAACATTAAAGGGGCTGGTAGCGGCATTGAAACCATGAAAATGGATATGGGTGGTGCAGCCGCAACTTTAGGCGCTGCTAAAGCCATTGGGCAGTTAAAACCAGATGTAGAAGTTCACTTTATCTCCGCCGTCACCGAAAACATGATTAGCGGTAAGGCTATGCACCCTGGAGACATCTTAACCGCATCAAATGGCAAAACCATCGAAGTTAACAACACCGATGCTGAAGGGCGATTAACCTTGGCTGATGCCTTGGTTTATGCTGATAAATTGGGTGTGGATGCGATCGTTGATTTAGCTACTCTCACAGGTGCTTGTGTGGTAGCTTTGGGTGAAGATATCGCTGGTTTATTTACACCAGATGATGCGGTAGCTTCCCAACTGCAAACAGCCGCTGATAGTGCTGGTGAGAAAATTTGGCGGATGCCGATGGAAGATAAATATTTTGACGGGTTAAAATCGGGTATTGCTGACATGAAAAATACCGGACCTCGTTATGGCGGTTCAATTACTGCGGCTTTATTTCTCAAGCAGTTTGTCAAGGATACTCCTTGGGCGCATTTAGATATTGCCGGACCAGTTTGGGCTGATAAGGAACATGGCTACAATGGTGCTGGGGCAACTGGTTTTGGTGTGAGAACACTGGTTAGCTGGGTTTTAAGTTAGTTTAATTTCATCTCAACAGGGCGGGGTTTTCCCGCCCTTACCATAAATTAAAAAATTGTGAGTCAGGGTGTGAATTGTGAGTTTTGATAATGTCTGTAAAATCCTAGCGGAAAAATATCCCCTTGATTTTGCCAACTGGTTATTACCTGAAGAAGTCGAAAAGATCAAAGTCTTAAAAACCGAATTAAATTTTAGCAGGTTTACGATTCGAGAAAAATCTAATTCGTCAATTATTGAGTGAGGATATTATGCAAGAATCTGTAATTTACCAGGATATTTTGCAAAAGGGTGAACAGAAAGGAGAACAAAAAGAAGCTTTTCGTTTCCTGAATCGTCAATTAAATCGGCGGTTTGGGGAAATGGATTTATCCATCATTGAACGGATTCGTTTATTACCTACTGAACAATTAGAAATATTGGGAGAAGAGTTTTTAGATTTTTCAGGAATATCTGATCTAGTTAATTGGTTAGATACACACCTCCCCAGAAGTTTATAAGGTTTTTTCCAGATTCTCGATTTTTTGAGATTTTAGCAGGTTTGCGATTCGAGAAAAATCTAATTCGTCAATTATTGAGCGAGGATATTATGGAAGAATCTGTAATTTACCAGGATATTTTGCAAAAGGGTGAACAGAAAGAAGCTTTTCGTTTTCTGAATCGTCAATTAAATCGGCGGTTTGGGGAAATGGATTTATCCATCATTGAACGGATTCGTTTATTACCTACTGAACAATTAGAAATATTAGGAGAAGAGTTTTTAGACTTTGCAGGAATATCTGATTTAGTTACTTGGTTAGATACACATATTCCCAGAAATTTATAGGATTTTTTCCAGATTCTCGATTTTGGTTCATTCCCATACTCCGCGTAGGAATGCAGACCCAGAGGCTCGGTCTCGAAAATACGAGGTAGAACCTCTAGGAGAGAATTCCCAGTCTGGAGACTGGGAACGAGGAACTCTGGACTATCAAATAGAAATTAATGGCTGATTTTCTAAACTTTTATCTTTCAATGTTCCAGGTACAGAGATACCTAATAAAATCATATTACTTGTCATGTAAGACAATAAAGTAGACCACAATAAATGATTATTATGAAAATACCAAGCTGCAATTAGTAAGGGGATAAAACCCACTACAAAAGATAATAATACCGCATTACGTAAAGTTGCAACTTCCTTTAAACCAATAAAGTAACCTTCTAGCATAAGAGTAATGGCAGTAATTACTAAAATAGGCAGTAACCAAATGGTATATTGATTAATCTCTTGATTCACTTCTGTGTGATTAGTTAATAATCCAAATACCTGATCAGGGAAGAAAATAGATGTCCCGGCAAAACCTAATGCAATCACCACACTAGTCACTAAAGAAACTATTAATAAAGGGATGATCTGTTGAGTATTGTCTTTGCTTTTAAAATTCGCTGTCAGGGTTTGCATTGTTACTCCTACCCCTTGAATTGTAAACTGACTCAAAAGAGCAATTTGGAGTAATAAACCATTTTGCGCTAAAACAGTTGTTCCCATGGTTGCACTTAAATTAGTAAAAATAGAATAGACAGAAACTAATACTAAAAACCGAATCAAAATATTACCTTTTAACGCAAAAGTTTCCTTTAAAGCTACCCAATCAAATAATTCTTGAATGGCTGCTGGTACAGCTTGCCAAGGAATAGTAAAAAACATCCATATTAAACCCACGATTAAAGCTAAATACTGGCTTAATGCTGTTGCTAAACCTGCCCCTACACTTGCCCAACCCCATTTAGAAATCATCAAATAATCTAACAATACATTAGAACCATTACCGACAATTGACATTAATAGCATCACCCAATTCATTTCTCTACCTAAAAACCAACCAAATAAAACAAAATTGAGGAGGACAGCAGGTGCGCCCCAAATTCGCGCATAAAAATAATCAACTCCAGCAGATTCAATATCTGAAGAACCACTCAAAATGAAAAAACCAATTTTTTGTAAAGGATATTGCAATAAAACAATAATTAACCCCACTAGTAAAGCAATTAAACCACTCCGTAAACCAGCTAAAATTACGGCTTTATCATCATTTTGACCAACAGCTTGAGCAGTAATAGCATTAGTGCTAGAACGCATGAATTTTAAGACTCGATAAAGATAATCAAACAGAATAGTGGCTAAAATTACTCCTGCTAAATGTCGAATATCCGTTAAATGCCCTAAAAAAGCAATATCTACCAAACCAGCCAAAGGAACCATCATATTTGCAAGAACGCTGATGCTTGCCAGTCGGTAAAATCTGCCTAAAAAATTGTAGTTACTGGGGACTGTAAATCTCATTTTTGTTGTTTGGTCTGCTATAATTTCAGTCTATTATCATCTAGAAAACGCCTTTATAGTAATTAGCAAGGGGTAGTTCATTCACATATTTTCCGGTGAACGGTAAAAGAGCATAAAAAAGCTTTAACCTTACCGTTGTCAGTCCTATTCAAAATACCTATATGCTTAATTAGGTATCGTTATATTTCAATTAATGCAAGCT is a window encoding:
- a CDS encoding acyl-CoA thioesterase, producing the protein MSKDTNQPQLPPTSAIESVTNVAFENWFEYPVRAQPHHTDYAGIVWHGTYLTWMEEARVECLRSIGIEFADLVALGCDLPVVELSIRYHRSVQLGMSVLVKTRMAEVTGVRMNWHYTLVSPDGQDLYITAQVTLVALDREKGKIMRQLPPAFQDALAKISGSRKIG
- a CDS encoding leucyl aminopeptidase, translating into MTIQPTNTALLDWTGDTLAIGLFEDAVELTGDLASLNDKCAGIVQEVIAEEEFTGKANSIIVIRLGATYAVRKLILVGLGKPDALKLENLRRVAATVARTAKKQKTKTLGISLPLWNNDPAATAQALTEGIELALYQDIRFKSEPEDKNPQIETIDLLGLAGQEAAIARANQIVSGVILARQLVAAPANAVTSITMAETAQAIAHEHGLELEILEQEECEKLGMGAFLGVAQASDLPPKFIHLIYKPATTPRRKLAIIGKGVTFDSGGLNIKGAGSGIETMKMDMGGAAATLGAAKAIGQLKPDVEVHFISAVTENMISGKAMHPGDILTASNGKTIEVNNTDAEGRLTLADALVYADKLGVDAIVDLATLTGACVVALGEDIAGLFTPDDAVASQLQTAADSAGEKIWRMPMEDKYFDGLKSGIADMKNTGPRYGGSITAALFLKQFVKDTPWAHLDIAGPVWADKEHGYNGAGATGFGVRTLVSWVLS
- the gntT gene encoding guanitoxin biosynthesis MATE family efflux transporter GntT, coding for MRFTVPSNYNFLGRFYRLASISVLANMMVPLAGLVDIAFLGHLTDIRHLAGVILATILFDYLYRVLKFMRSSTNAITAQAVGQNDDKAVILAGLRSGLIALLVGLIIVLLQYPLQKIGFFILSGSSDIESAGVDYFYARIWGAPAVLLNFVLFGWFLGREMNWVMLLMSIVGNGSNVLLDYLMISKWGWASVGAGLATALSQYLALIVGLIWMFFTIPWQAVPAAIQELFDWVALKETFALKGNILIRFLVLVSVYSIFTNLSATMGTTVLAQNGLLLQIALLSQFTIQGVGVTMQTLTANFKSKDNTQQIIPLLIVSLVTSVVIALGFAGTSIFFPDQVFGLLTNHTEVNQEINQYTIWLLPILVITAITLMLEGYFIGLKEVATLRNAVLLSFVVGFIPLLIAAWYFHNNHLLWSTLLSYMTSNMILLGISVPGTLKDKSLENQPLISI